In Caldanaerobius fijiensis DSM 17918, the genomic window CTACTTTAACAATGGTTGGAGTAGTGACATTTCCATTGGAAAAACAAGAATTTGGTTTGAAATTTGCTGCTATCCGTAATGCTCTTAGTTTTGTGTTTGCACTTATAATAGCACTTACGATGGGAGTGATTATGTAAAATGATTGAAATAATTAAAAAGAACAAACTACTGACAGCAGTATCTCTAGTATATGTTTTTCTATTTATGGCAATGCCCGATAAGGCTTATTTATCTGTCAAAAACAGCATGTATTATATTATAGAAATGCTTGAAATTATGCCTGTGATTTTTATACTTACATCAATTATTGAAGCATGGGTTTCTAAAGAAGTAATCATGAATGGATTTGGGGAGAAAGCAGGAATAAAGGGGAGTATATTCTCATTCTTATTGGGCAGTTTTTCAGCAGGACCTATTTATGCAGCATTCCCAATCTGCAAAATGCTTTTAAAGAAAGGTGCCAGCATCGCAAATGTAGTTATTATATTAAGTGCATGGGCAGTAATAAAAGTACCCATGCTTGCCAATGAAGCAAAATTCTTAGGGCCGAATTTTATGGGGCTAAGATGGATATTGACAGTAATGTCCATACTGATAATATCATATTTAATGACTGTATTTGTAAAAAAGGAAGACATTCCTATTGGAGAAGAGAAAAGTTTAAGCAAAGCAACTGGTATTGATATTAAGGAGCAGTATTGTATTGGATGTGGACTATGTGAAAAATTAATGCCTCAGCATTTTAAGGTAATAGATAAGAAAGCAAAATGGAAAGAGTCTACACTTAAT contains:
- a CDS encoding permease: MIEIIKKNKLLTAVSLVYVFLFMAMPDKAYLSVKNSMYYIIEMLEIMPVIFILTSIIEAWVSKEVIMNGFGEKAGIKGSIFSFLLGSFSAGPIYAAFPICKMLLKKGASIANVVIILSAWAVIKVPMLANEAKFLGPNFMGLRWILTVMSILIISYLMTVFVKKEDIPIGEEKSLSKATGIDIKEQYCIGCGLCEKLMPQHFKVIDKKAKWKESTLNDTQINELKAIIDKCPVKAIDFR